The Hyalangium minutum DNA segment GGGCTCCCCTCCAAGCGAGGCTGTACCACCAAGGGAGGACCTGCCTCCAGCAAGAGGTTCCCAGCGCACCACCGGACGCCCTCAGGCCGTCCCCACGTGAGGTGTTGCACCGGCCACACTGGTCTCTCCTCCGTTCGGGATATCTCCCTCCCTCGAAGAAGCCTCGGCGATAGTGCCCCACGCAGGTTGGAACGTACTCAGCCTCACTCCCTGCGCCCGAGTTGACTCATGCGCCCTACCTCTTTGTTGGCTGCCTCCCTGGTGCTGGTCCTTGCCACCGCTTGTGCGACGGCGACCGCCGCGAACAAGCCCGGGCTCGATCCCGAGCTGCATGGCTACGAGTACCCGTTTTCCACCCATGAGTTCGCCTTCGAGTCTCAGCGGCAGCAGCTCCGCATGGCCTACATGGACGAGCGCCCCGCAGACTGGAAGGGCCGCACCGTCCTACTCCTCCACGGCAAGAACTTCTCCGGCGCCTACTGGGAGCCCACCATGCGCGCCCTTCTCGCCCGCGGTTACCGCGTCGTCGTCCCCGACCAGATTGGCTTCGGCAAGTCGACCAAGCCCGCCGCCTACCAGTTCTCGTTCGCCCAGCTCGCGACGAATACCCGCGCGCTGCTCGGCTCCCTGGACCTGGAGCGGGTCACCGTGGTGGGTCACTCCATGGGTGGCATGCTCGCGGTGCGCTTCGCCCTCCTGCACCCGGAGCAGACCGAGAAGCTCGTGCTCGTGAACCCCATCGGCCTGGAGGACTACGGCGCGCTCGTCTCCTACCGCAGCATCGACGAGTGGTACCGGCAAGAGCTCGCCGCCACCCCCGAGAGCCTCCGCGAGTACCAGCGCCAGAGTTACTACGCCGGCGAGTGGAAGCCCGAGTATGAGCGCCTGCTCGCGATTCAAGCCGGGTGGACCCAGCACCCCGACTACTCCCGCGTGGCGTGGTGCTCGGCGCTCACCG contains these protein-coding regions:
- a CDS encoding alpha/beta fold hydrolase, with amino-acid sequence MRPTSLLAASLVLVLATACATATAANKPGLDPELHGYEYPFSTHEFAFESQRQQLRMAYMDERPADWKGRTVLLLHGKNFSGAYWEPTMRALLARGYRVVVPDQIGFGKSTKPAAYQFSFAQLATNTRALLGSLDLERVTVVGHSMGGMLAVRFALLHPEQTEKLVLVNPIGLEDYGALVSYRSIDEWYRQELAATPESLREYQRQSYYAGEWKPEYERLLAIQAGWTQHPDYSRVAWCSALTADMIFTQPVVHDLPRLRVPTLLIIGQRDRTALGRPWAKPEVAATMGDYPQLGRRTAEAIPGAKLVELPGVGHLPQVEAFDRYIEALGGFLDAG